Proteins encoded within one genomic window of Flavobacterium sp. NG2:
- the acs gene encoding acetate--CoA ligase, protein MSYYKIDNLEQYFKHYNKSVREPRKFWGKIAEENFTWYQQWDKVVEFNMAEAEVEWFSGAKVNIVKNCIDRHLNKRGDKTAIIFEPNNPDEEALHITYNELHQRVCKMANVLRDQGIKKGDRVCIYLPMIPELAVATLACARIGAIHSVVFAGFSASAVASRINDSECKMVITADGGFRGSKTIELKNIVDEALEKCKSVEKVLVVKRTNSTISMKEDRDIYLQPLLDEASDNSVAEIMDAEDPLFILYTSGSTGKPKGMVHTTAGYMVYSAYTFKNVFNYEENDIFWCTADIGWITGHSYILYGPLLNGATTVIFEGVPSYPDFSRFWEVIEKHRVTQFYTAPTAIRALAKEKLEYVLKFPFKSLKVVGSVGEPINEEAWHWFNDHVGAKRCPVVDTWWQTETGGIMISPIAFVTPTKPTYATLPLPGIQPVLMDEKRNEIESNQVVGSLCIKFPWPGIARTIWGDHERYKQTYFSQFPGKYFSGDGALRDEVGYYRITGRVDDVVIVSGHNLGTAPIEDAINEHPAVAESAIVGFPHDVKGNALYGFVILKETGELRNKENLFLEINQHISGHIGPIAKLDKIQYVSGLPKTRSGKIMRRILRKIAEGDYSNFGDTTTLLNPEIVEEIKEGRVE, encoded by the coding sequence ATGAGTTATTATAAAATAGACAACTTAGAACAATACTTTAAACATTATAATAAATCGGTTCGTGAACCAAGAAAATTTTGGGGAAAAATTGCAGAAGAAAACTTTACCTGGTACCAACAATGGGATAAGGTTGTTGAGTTTAATATGGCTGAGGCTGAAGTAGAATGGTTCTCAGGCGCTAAAGTAAATATTGTAAAAAACTGTATTGACAGACATCTTAATAAAAGAGGAGATAAAACCGCTATTATCTTTGAACCAAATAATCCAGACGAAGAAGCTTTACATATTACATATAACGAATTGCACCAAAGAGTCTGTAAAATGGCTAATGTGTTGCGTGATCAAGGGATCAAAAAAGGCGATAGAGTTTGTATTTATTTGCCAATGATTCCTGAATTAGCTGTGGCTACTTTGGCTTGTGCTAGAATTGGAGCGATACATTCGGTTGTTTTTGCTGGTTTTTCGGCTTCGGCAGTGGCGAGTAGAATCAACGATAGTGAGTGTAAAATGGTGATTACTGCTGATGGTGGTTTCCGTGGTAGCAAAACGATTGAGTTAAAAAATATCGTTGATGAAGCATTAGAGAAATGCAAGTCAGTGGAGAAAGTCTTGGTCGTAAAACGAACTAATTCGACTATCAGTATGAAGGAAGATAGAGACATTTACCTTCAGCCTTTATTAGACGAAGCTTCAGACAATAGTGTGGCTGAAATTATGGATGCCGAAGATCCTTTGTTTATCCTTTATACCTCTGGTTCTACAGGGAAACCTAAAGGAATGGTGCATACTACAGCGGGTTATATGGTGTATAGTGCTTATACATTTAAAAACGTTTTTAATTACGAAGAGAATGATATTTTCTGGTGTACTGCCGATATCGGTTGGATAACAGGTCACTCTTATATTTTATACGGTCCATTATTGAATGGAGCGACTACGGTTATCTTTGAAGGCGTGCCATCGTATCCTGATTTTAGCCGTTTTTGGGAAGTTATCGAAAAACATAGAGTGACTCAGTTTTATACAGCTCCAACGGCAATTCGTGCCTTGGCAAAGGAAAAATTAGAGTACGTTTTAAAATTCCCTTTCAAATCATTGAAAGTGGTAGGTTCAGTAGGTGAGCCAATTAACGAGGAAGCTTGGCACTGGTTTAATGACCATGTGGGAGCAAAAAGATGTCCTGTGGTGGATACTTGGTGGCAAACAGAAACAGGTGGAATTATGATTTCGCCAATTGCTTTTGTTACGCCTACAAAACCTACTTATGCGACTTTGCCATTACCAGGTATTCAACCTGTATTAATGGATGAAAAACGCAACGAAATTGAATCAAATCAAGTAGTGGGAAGTTTGTGTATTAAGTTTCCTTGGCCTGGAATCGCAAGAACGATTTGGGGTGATCATGAACGTTATAAACAAACTTATTTCTCACAATTTCCTGGAAAATATTTTTCTGGAGATGGCGCTTTGCGTGATGAAGTAGGGTATTATAGAATTACAGGTCGTGTGGATGACGTAGTGATTGTTTCTGGACACAATCTAGGAACAGCTCCTATTGAAGATGCCATCAACGAACACCCAGCAGTAGCTGAAAGTGCGATAGTAGGTTTCCCTCATGATGTGAAAGGAAATGCTTTGTATGGTTTTGTAATTTTGAAAGAAACAGGAGAACTTAGAAATAAAGAGAATTTATTCCTAGAAATCAACCAACATATTTCAGGACACATTGGGCCAATTGCGAAATTAGATAAAATTCAATATGTTTCAGGATTGCCAAAAACTCGTTCTGGTAAAATCATGAGAAGAATTTTAAGAAAAATTGCTGAAGGTGATTATTCAAATTTTGGAGACACAACCACTTTGTTGAATCCAGAAATTGTTGAAGAAATAAAAGAAGGAAGAGTAGAATAA
- a CDS encoding DinB family protein: MKSTFKIWKTNRNLILDYFESYTLEQLNTIPDGLSNNLIWNIGHIMVCQQVLIYKSSNLHGYLSAELMERYKPGTKPTGKSSEKEVKELKKLLISLIEKTESDFYNNQFKVYNERTTSMGFHLGTLKETLEYNNYHEALHLGIMMNIRKFL; encoded by the coding sequence ATGAAATCAACATTTAAAATTTGGAAAACTAATAGAAATCTAATCTTAGATTATTTTGAAAGTTATACGCTAGAGCAATTAAATACTATTCCTGACGGATTGAGTAATAATTTGATTTGGAATATTGGTCATATAATGGTCTGCCAGCAAGTATTGATTTATAAATCTTCGAATTTACATGGCTATCTTTCAGCTGAATTAATGGAACGATATAAACCCGGTACAAAACCAACAGGAAAATCCTCAGAAAAGGAAGTAAAGGAATTGAAAAAGCTCTTGATTTCATTAATTGAAAAAACGGAATCTGATTTTTATAATAATCAATTTAAGGTTTACAATGAACGAACTACAAGTATGGGATTTCATTTAGGAACATTGAAAGAAACATTGGAGTATAATAATTATCATGAAGCATTGCATTTAGGGATTATGATGAATATCCGAAAGTTTCTTTGA
- a CDS encoding CBS domain-containing protein: protein MTVNQILAEKGNEVHSIVSTITVYEALRIMGERNVGAVLVIEDNVLKGILSERDYARKIALKNKASRETLVHEIMDTDMITVKPTDDIYYCMDLITNKRIRHLPVLSEEKVIGIISIGDVVKAIIELQKNTIDHLDSYISGTKAM from the coding sequence ATGACTGTAAATCAAATATTAGCGGAAAAAGGGAATGAAGTTCATTCTATTGTTTCAACCATCACCGTTTATGAAGCTTTGAGAATAATGGGTGAAAGAAATGTTGGTGCAGTATTAGTGATTGAGGATAATGTTTTGAAAGGAATTTTATCTGAAAGAGATTATGCCCGAAAGATTGCCTTGAAAAATAAAGCTTCGAGAGAAACTTTAGTTCATGAAATCATGGATACCGATATGATAACTGTAAAACCTACAGATGATATATATTACTGTATGGATTTGATTACTAATAAGAGAATTAGACATCTACCTGTATTGTCAGAGGAAAAAGTCATTGGGATTATTTCAATTGGTGATGTGGTCAAAGCTATTATTGAATTGCAAAAAAATACAATTGATCATTTAGATTCTTATATCAGTGGCACTAAGGCTATGTAA
- a CDS encoding VOC family protein, which produces MSGTNLLRMDNVGIVVESLDDTIAFFVELGLTLEGRAIIEGDWAGRVTGLGNQSVEIAMMVTPDGHSRLELSRFINPKVIEDHRTAPVNALGYLRVMFAVADIDDTLERLYKHGAQLVDEVVRYQDAYRLCYIRGPEGILIGIAEQLK; this is translated from the coding sequence ATGTCAGGAACCAATTTACTTAGAATGGACAATGTAGGCATTGTGGTAGAATCGCTAGACGATACCATTGCTTTTTTTGTTGAATTGGGCTTAACGTTAGAAGGACGAGCCATTATTGAAGGTGACTGGGCAGGTCGTGTTACGGGACTTGGGAATCAATCCGTAGAAATAGCCATGATGGTAACACCTGACGGCCACAGCCGACTAGAGTTATCAAGATTCATCAATCCAAAAGTAATTGAAGATCATCGTACCGCTCCAGTAAATGCCTTAGGTTATTTGCGGGTGATGTTTGCCGTTGCGGATATTGACGACACCCTCGAAAGATTGTATAAGCATGGTGCACAACTGGTAGACGAAGTGGTTCGATACCAAGACGCTTATAGACTTTGCTACATCCGAGGTCCAGAAGGAATTTTAATCGGGATTGCCGAACAACTTAAATAG
- a CDS encoding aldose epimerase family protein produces MNVIYQFTFILVIFCLTSFTTKDEETKLVAKKIVTHSKYQEVTIKKSTFGITPEGEKIDSYKLKNQNGMEVDIITYGGIITDLKVPNKKGISENVVIGFKTLEEYLQPNPYVGAIIGRYANRIANGKFSLDGKEYQLTLNRPPHSLHGGEKGFNRVVWKAVEVKSGKKASLRLSYLSKDLEEGYPGNLQVCVTYTLTNENQLEVLYEATTDKETIVNLTQHSYFNLSGDFSNTILEHEVVLQSDKIVSINENGIPTGEFEWVANTPFDFRTAKKIGKEIGVKNEQLERGNGYDHCWVLNNSERGKTIVAKAYDKVSGRLLEVTTDEPGIQLYTGNFLKGNLPMRTSGFYEHRTGFCFETQHFPDSPNQSNFPTTVLIPGKKYKTKTTFTFSVN; encoded by the coding sequence ATGAATGTAATATATCAATTCACATTTATACTGGTGATTTTTTGTTTGACATCTTTTACTACAAAAGATGAAGAGACTAAGCTGGTAGCTAAAAAGATAGTAACTCATTCAAAATATCAAGAAGTAACAATCAAAAAATCAACTTTTGGGATTACTCCCGAAGGTGAAAAAATTGATAGCTATAAGTTGAAAAATCAAAACGGAATGGAAGTGGACATCATAACTTATGGCGGGATTATTACGGATTTAAAAGTTCCTAATAAAAAAGGGATTTCTGAAAATGTGGTTATTGGTTTTAAGACATTAGAAGAATATTTACAACCTAATCCATATGTTGGAGCCATTATTGGACGATATGCTAATAGGATTGCCAATGGAAAATTTTCATTAGATGGGAAAGAATATCAATTAACACTCAATAGACCACCTCATTCTTTACATGGAGGCGAAAAAGGCTTTAATCGAGTGGTGTGGAAAGCTGTCGAGGTCAAATCAGGAAAAAAAGCCTCATTAAGATTGTCTTATTTAAGTAAAGATTTAGAAGAAGGTTATCCAGGGAATTTACAAGTTTGTGTAACTTATACATTGACAAATGAGAATCAATTAGAAGTCCTTTATGAGGCAACTACAGATAAGGAAACAATTGTAAACCTAACACAACATTCGTACTTCAATTTATCTGGAGATTTTTCGAACACAATTTTAGAACATGAAGTAGTATTGCAATCGGATAAAATTGTTTCGATTAATGAAAATGGAATTCCAACAGGGGAATTTGAATGGGTTGCCAATACTCCTTTTGATTTTAGAACAGCAAAAAAAATAGGAAAAGAAATTGGGGTAAAAAACGAACAATTAGAAAGGGGAAATGGTTATGATCACTGTTGGGTTTTAAATAATTCTGAAAGAGGAAAAACGATCGTCGCTAAGGCTTATGATAAAGTGAGTGGACGATTGTTAGAAGTGACCACAGATGAGCCTGGAATTCAGTTGTACACGGGTAATTTTCTTAAAGGAAATTTACCGATGCGAACTAGTGGGTTTTATGAACATCGTACGGGATTTTGTTTCGAAACACAACATTTTCCAGATTCACCAAATCAGAGTAATTTTCCAACCACAGTTTTAATTCCCGGAAAAAAATACAAGACCAAGACTACCTTTACATTTTCTGTAAACTAG
- a CDS encoding DUF5763 domain-containing protein, whose translation MKYFKILCFLLFTYGVKSQNVYKTPSGAKYHLASCRMVNNVSQVIPIASAVEIGLEPCKICKPPISIRSNLASQNRAKGESSTVQCRGTTKAGTRCKHRTSIANGYCFQHNPD comes from the coding sequence ATGAAATACTTTAAAATACTTTGTTTTTTACTTTTTACATATGGTGTTAAAAGTCAAAATGTGTATAAGACTCCTTCAGGTGCAAAGTATCACTTGGCTAGTTGTAGAATGGTGAATAATGTGTCTCAAGTAATACCGATTGCATCAGCTGTTGAAATAGGTTTAGAACCCTGTAAAATTTGCAAACCACCTATAAGTATTCGTTCAAATTTAGCATCACAAAATAGGGCAAAGGGAGAATCTTCTACCGTTCAATGTAGAGGAACAACCAAAGCTGGCACTAGATGTAAACACCGAACTAGTATTGCTAATGGATATTGTTTTCAACACAATCCTGACTAA
- a CDS encoding membrane or secreted protein, whose translation MATILLSILLLGLGIGGIAIKLLVKKNGRFSGTCSSNNPLVQGEGGACGICGAKPEEKCKS comes from the coding sequence ATGGCAACTATACTACTTTCGATTCTGCTTTTGGGCCTAGGGATTGGTGGGATTGCCATCAAACTCTTAGTGAAAAAAAACGGACGCTTTTCAGGTACCTGTAGTAGTAATAATCCATTAGTACAAGGTGAAGGAGGGGCTTGTGGTATATGTGGAGCGAAACCCGAGGAAAAATGTAAATCTTAA
- a CDS encoding DUF2200 domain-containing protein, whose product MKPTAEHNERMEKLTFSSVYPHYITKVLKKGRTIEELHQVIEWLTGFDDIKIQELIDEEATFKTFFQKAKLNPNANLITGVICGYRIEEIENPLTQQVRYLDKLVDELAKGRKMDKILR is encoded by the coding sequence ATGAAACCAACAGCAGAACATAATGAGCGAATGGAAAAGTTGACCTTTTCATCGGTTTATCCACATTATATTACGAAAGTCTTGAAGAAAGGAAGAACAATCGAAGAATTGCATCAAGTAATCGAATGGCTGACGGGATTTGATGATATTAAAATACAAGAACTCATTGATGAGGAAGCAACTTTTAAAACCTTTTTTCAAAAAGCAAAATTAAATCCAAATGCGAACCTCATTACAGGAGTTATATGTGGGTATCGAATAGAAGAAATTGAAAATCCATTAACGCAACAAGTACGCTATTTAGATAAACTAGTGGATGAATTAGCAAAGGGAAGAAAGATGGATAAAATATTACGATAA